The genomic DNA GGCGCTGGCGTACGGGTACGACGTCTCCGGCCCGGCGTCGAGCGGGCGCGAGGCGATCCAGTGGCTGTACTTCGCCTACCTGGCGGCGGTGAAGGAGCAGAACGGCGCGGCGATGTCGCTCGGCCGCACCTCCACCTTCGTCGACGTCTACCTGGAGCGGGACCTCGCGGCGGGCGTGCTCACCGAGGAGCAGGCCCAGGAGCTGGTCGACGACTTCGTCATCAAGCTGCGGATCGTCCGCTTCCTGCGCACCCCCGAGTACGACGAGCTGTTCTCCGGCGACCCGACCTGGGTCACCGAGTCGATCGGCGGCATCGGCAGCGACGGCCGCCCGCTGGTCACCCGCACCTCGTTCCGCTACCTGCAGACCCTCTACAACCTCGGGCCGGCCCCCGAGCCCAACATGACGGTCTTCTGGTCGCCCCGGCTCCCGCAGGGCTTCAAGGACTTCTGCGCCAAGGTGTCGATCGACACCTCCAGCGTGCAGTACGAGTCGGACGAGCTGATGCGGCCGCGCTTCGGCGACGACACCGCGATCGCCTGCTGCGTCTCCGCGATGGAGGTCGGCCGGCAGATGCAGTTCTTCGGCGCCCGGGTCAACCTCGCCAAGACGCTGCTCTACGCGATCAACGGCGGCCGGGACGAGCGGTCCGGCGCGCAGGTCGGCCCCGAGAGCGGGGCGCTCACCGATGAGGTGCTCGACTACGACGCCGTGCTGGCCAAGTTCGACCAGCAGATGGAGTGGCTGGCCGAGACCTACGTCCACGCGCTCGACGTCATCCACTACATGCACGACAAGTACGCGTACGAGCGCCTGGAGATGGCGCTGCACGACCGCGACGTGCGGCGCACCATGGCCTGCGGCATCGCGGGCCTGGCGGTCGCCGCGGACTCGCTGAGCGCGATCCGGTACGCGACGGTGCGACCGGTCCGCGACGCGACCGGGCTGGCCGTGGACTACCTGGTGGAGGGCGAGTACCCGGCGTACGGCAACAACGACGACCGGGCGGACTCCATCGCCGTGTGGCTGGTCGAGGAGTTCATGCGCAAGGTGCGCAAGCACCCCACCTACCGGGGCGCCGAGCACACCCAGTCGGTGCTGACCATCACCTCGAACGTGGTCTACGGGAAGAAGACCGGTGCCACCCCGGACGGGCGCCG from Kitasatospora terrestris includes the following:
- the pflB gene encoding formate C-acetyltransferase, translating into MKSAWDGFEGGQWQDAVDVRDFIQRNYTPYEGDGAFLAGPTGRTLAVWRQITDRFPEERAKGVYDVAHDVPSTITAHAPGWIDKDRELIVGLQTDAPLKRAIMPNGGWRMVAGALETYGYPVDPELEKVFTVYRKTHNAGVFDAYTPEIRAARKAGVVTGLPDAYGRGRIIGDYRRVALYGVDRLIEAKLAEKAELDPLPADASRLEEVIREREELAEQIRALGELKAMALAYGYDVSGPASSGREAIQWLYFAYLAAVKEQNGAAMSLGRTSTFVDVYLERDLAAGVLTEEQAQELVDDFVIKLRIVRFLRTPEYDELFSGDPTWVTESIGGIGSDGRPLVTRTSFRYLQTLYNLGPAPEPNMTVFWSPRLPQGFKDFCAKVSIDTSSVQYESDELMRPRFGDDTAIACCVSAMEVGRQMQFFGARVNLAKTLLYAINGGRDERSGAQVGPESGALTDEVLDYDAVLAKFDQQMEWLAETYVHALDVIHYMHDKYAYERLEMALHDRDVRRTMACGIAGLAVAADSLSAIRYATVRPVRDATGLAVDYLVEGEYPAYGNNDDRADSIAVWLVEEFMRKVRKHPTYRGAEHTQSVLTITSNVVYGKKTGATPDGRRAGEPFSPGANPMNGRDSHGYVAAALSVAKLPYAQAEDGISLTNTVTPDALGRTPEERVRNLTGVLDGYTACDGFHMNVNVLDRDTLLDAMEHPEDYPQLTIRVSGYAVNFVRLTREQQLDVVNRTFHASL